GGTTGGAAGCAGCCATCTGTCACACTGATAAAATCAGTGGATAAAGAGTAGGGTACAGTGGAGGAACTCTAGTCACTAATTCACTCCTTAACCTGCTGAAAAATGCTCATCATACGCCAAACATCAACAATGACATGGATTCTAGGCACATGTTTCATGATCTCACTGCTGACAGAAACAACTGTGCTTAATTTGCCAACTCTGTTCAATTGCATTTAAGGGCATAAATTTGACAGAAAGGCGATTTGCAGAAGCAGTTTCACAAGCACTAGAAAGGAAATGAGCCTATCAAAAAGGCTGCCACATCATTTAAATATCCATCATTAGTCAGGACTCACctgaatgaataaattatgtgCAAAAATCCTTGACCATTCTTCCAACTGGAGGTAAAGTCTTTCAGATGCTCACTTGTCCTGAGGaatgaaaatataactttttctctttttacaaACAGATATTGcaacatatgaatattatgtgtcacaactgcgatgatcacttcTTCATTTCATAGATATTGCAACACATTGTCATTTGGGGAAAAGGTCTGTTAAGAGTGTGGTGAATTTTGAGGATGGCTTCTGCTTAGGTTGTTCAAGCATCAGTCTCCAGCACTAATCCTTCTCAGGGCTTGACTGACCTACACAATCAGATTTCACAAGCCTAACATGACAGGTTTGTGCTGGTACGCTGAATTGAGGTCAACTTACCCAGTGGCCTTCTCAGCAGCCTTACGAGACCATTCCAGGAGAACCTTCTTGGTTCTTGCCTTCCTCTTGTTTGCATAAAAGCCTTCAacctgaaaacaaaaccaaaaaaatcaCCACTTAAGTCCAGAGAACTGCCAGGTTTGAAAGCAAAACTTACTGCAAATCATGCAATAAGACATCCAACTAATCCTTCCATTTATCTAAAGAAATGAATATGAACCATCCCCATTAGCATCAATAACAACCCAGTATTCTCCCTTTTAACAGCACAAACAGGTaagtgagtttttcaaaactggTGGGGCACTTGCATGTATCATTGCCTATTATGTCTGCTTAATTGGTGTATTACATGGCATAGaaatttgcctcattttagTCCACTCCATacaaatagattacttcatagaaagcgcgccgtacggatttttattcacaagtcgcaaaactttacaaacgaacgagtgagcatagcgaacgagtgagtttctaaagttttgcaacgagtactttctatggtgtaatttgcttgttatatatataaggccaatttcatgtaataaaccttccaaatagaattctgtcttctcTATATTTCACATGGTTAAATATAAAgaatatagaattctatatggaaggtttattatatatgaaattggccttatatacaTAATAAAGATAGTTTTCATCTTACTACTTACAAATAGTTTGGTAAAATGAGTGtacaagattttttttttaccagttGAATTATCAACAATTCCAGCTCATTTAATTACTGatgttaaaatataaaatatttatcactcgtgttagtaaaatccaactagtgatCTATCATTAATGCtacattctgattggttgagctactagtgggctttatgttatagcccaattaagtagcgaaaagtgcccgccatatttgtaatgttttggtggtaaaaaaggattgacgtccagctttaacttgcgaaagatgtttaatctcgatatttttttgaccaactagctggattttactaaaacaattattcctctcgccctcatagcctatGAGTCTGAATAGCCCATTccgccttcggcctcatgggctattgactcatagacCATTCGGactcaaggaataattgttaattagtctGAGACAGTAAATTTTGCCAGTTACTGCTTCAAAAGGACACCACTATGCataaatacaatttaaaatgtcaaaacaaaaagcatttttgtGAAATATAACAAAGGAGGGTCTGGAAAAGTGGTAACGGTTTTTTCGGTTGTTCATGAGATAACAGTTAACGAAATCTCATAACTCAACAGATTTTAATTTCTCCATATTCAAAGAAATACAGTCAGAAATCTCAAGACAAGCTCTTTGACAATTATGATGCATCGTGTACTTGCAAAATTACAACATAACTTGACATCATctcaaaatatttcataaCAGTGTTCCATgagaaatttaataataacaatgtgTGCTGGCAACAATGAAATCAATGAAAGGTCTCAACTGAGAAATACGTACAGCACAACAAAATGCAAGATATAATAATGTTTAGTAACTTGCCTGATAACGGTGAATTATAGCCCAGATTAATCCAAGAATGACCGTTTCATTTCCATCAACAACAGACTCTCTGTGAATGTTCACAAGCTTCACCTGTGTGACAAGAGATATTAAGGGACAAAGAGGATGAGCCCCTTATTTCTCCATCATGAAAATGTCACAGGAATCTACATGCAGCTCAAGATGATGACTCTGTGTTTGTGCGAATACAACAAATAATTGAAGGgatgtgtggaataaggccttaagtgacttttgatgcaatgtcaaattctcctagtcatttacaattgaatacaaggaaatttggaacgagaatctggtaatttatcagaagtcacttaaggcttttctccaggcacccctgcaattctCTATGCCCAGGAACTACTGAACAGTTCACCCTGCCTCTAACCTATACCTTCACTTTAACTGATTAATTAGAATGGCCCATACATTTCTTCCTTTAGGTGTTTCACTGAACACATGTCTCCATATTTTCCCTTTGTTGCCAACAATATTTAACTGAtaacaaattaatttcaacACAATGTTACACTAACATTCTTTGCagtcaaaaatttcaaagcagCTCCAATGTTTGCCAAGTGATGGGGTCGTTTGTTCCCTTTCTCTGAAGGCtgtatgaaacaaaaaagataaaaatttattAAATACGCTCTAGGAAAAAAGGTTTTTACAGATGCAGTGCAGATTTCTTTAAAACCTCAGAAATTTACTGTTTCCACTCTCAAAACAACACAGACAAATAATGTATAACTTGCTGCATCATGCTGCATCAATTCACACCTGATTGctttaaaactgaaagaaaatattaattttttattgatgTAATCCTAAGTTTTATGTGATCTTAAGTTTTACAGCACCTTAGTATCGTGTTATCTTAGCATTTTTAATGTCTGTACCTAGTTATGTAGTAACTTAGTTTCATAGGGTCATAATGGAGATTACAGTCTTAAATGTCATAATTATGCATCCTattgaaataaagaataaagAGTCATACCATAAGAAAGAAGATTTGTATAAACTGCCTAAAAAGAttgcattaaaataaaaggcCATTGAGTCTTCAATAATTCTAGGCTTTCTCTAAATAGAGTTTTTGAATATTGATGCCAATACTAACTAAACCCCAAAATCACAGGGTTTTGATTAAGAATTGGAACAGCAGGAGAATACTGCTAAGCAACAGGAAGATTTTTATGGAAAGGTCCCTtaggaaacaagaaaaatttctGGAAAGCTGGAGAATTCTTGTCCGATCTACAATGCCAATGAACTCCTTGAAATAAGTCAATAACATACCAAACGCTCGGAGAATTCTGTGTAGAAGCCGAAGAATTCTCCGATCTACAATGCCAAATGAGCTCCCTGAAATAAGTCAATAACATACCAAACTCTTGGAAAATTCTGTGTAGAAGCCGAAGAATTCCCCGATCTACAATGCCCAATGAGCTCCCTGAAATAAGTCAATGACATACCAAACGCTCTCCAGACAGGACTTCTAACAGGGCCAGAAACTTTGTGCCATCTTGCAATCCCTCTATCTGGTCATCATCAATATGGATTGAAGGTTTGCGCTGGTAATTGTATATCAAAAAATCAGTCAAAAAGACATCATAACAAGGTCAGCACAGTTTAGGTGAGTCCTCAAGAATATGTTCTAAAGTTTTGTAGACTATTCTAAGACTGCATTCCCACCAGTAATCTGAAGCAGAGAAATTGGGGATTCTTCAATTTCAGTCACTAAAACTTAGGATCAGTATTTTGCTTGATAATCTTTCCTTTAACCTTGGCTCTGTTCCTTAAGACTGATTAATGAAGataattttcacttttgagAGGGAAAAGGGACTTCACACCTATTTGAGTTTGTCCAAACATATCTTTGTCATTAAGTACATTGAGTAAACATTACAACCACAGCATTTAATAAGCCATTATTGATATCGCTTACCCTGATGTGTAACACTtttaaacaaggaaaaagttACCTTTAAACTCATTAACTCGCTGTTGTGCAAAGATCAATTACTTCACAATATCAACTCATTTACATTTACTCAATTCATGATTGGATGCCGACGGCGAGTTTACGATAAAAAGTATGATTAAAATCACCCACCTTTCGCAGGATATAGTTCATCCATCTTCCAAACGTTCGCTTCTGAACAAATACCTGTTGCTCTGTGTATCAATTGCAATTATAAACAAGCTTTCAGAAGTTATGTGTTATGGCCGCCACAAAGTATTACGTGCTTCCATAGTAACACACTTTCGACCCTCGACATGAGTGAAGTGCTTGATACAAAACTTTCATGTTGACTATtatttgtaaaaaattaaacaattttcagtccttaattaaaaaaaaaaacacaagtgaACACAAAAGTAATATCAAAGGAACAAAGCTGGTATAAGCTCGTGCCAATTCACGTGGAAAGGTGACACGCCAACAAGCAAATGTAAAATGCACGTCAAAAACTTCtagctttttgtttatttccctGTTTTTATCGATTTACGTCATTTGGAAAAGCTAAGACGGCCTCAAATATTGGTGTTATGTACAAGTACCTTCTGAGAAACTGACGATATTATTGAACATTGTGTATTTTTGCTATCGCTTGTGTCACTAATTTCAGCTGATAAGGTTAAATACGAGTTAAGTATGTTAACGCAAAACAATACAACTAAATTACACCTCGAAACAGCTGCACTAGCCACATGTTTTACCTGTTAAAGACGCCATTAGTTGCGCTGTTGAGACTGAAGAGGATCTGGGCATTCCAAGGGAATTTTCTGGCGATGGGCTTCGAGAATTTGACGTGGGTCGTGACGCCATTTTAAGCCCTTAGCCAGTGGCTATAAACTAAAGTACGCGCCAAAAAGTTGTGACAAGATACTGCATGACGCACTCCATTCTCTGATCAATCAAGCAATCTTCCATCCACTTCATCTGCTGGGGAATGAATCCATTGTATAACACATGTTCGCTTTTTCCCTTACGTTTCGAAAGCTGAGACTTCGCTCTCTACAACAACGACAAACATTCCTCTAATCGCTGATGCATTACTGTACTCTCAGGGGCTACCGTCGGGATTTTTTTGTTGCGTGCGTGGAGCGCGCTTTCGCGGGAGTATTACTTCGTCACCATCTTGGGAACGCGATTATCACTTCTTTTTGGCGAAAAGTtcaaacatttatttatttctcaaCACCTCTATAATAGttgaaaaagtgaaagaatgCGAGTTACTTCAGCGTAAAGTACGGGCCATTATCGCACCTCTACAGGAGCCTATCGGCTCCTGACCTCTATCATGACGTATTGTTAACCACAAAAGCAATCAACCATCACAGCTTAGTTTCTTGTTACGGTTTAAACTGGAAATAAATTTCGTGATTATGTGGTGCATTTTTAGCGATGAAGATGACTTGCTCCAATTCTTGTTGGCTGTCGCTTAAGTGCAATGAAGCACAGAACCCAAGGAGagacaaataaacaatgcCCGGCAGCAAAACTGAGGAGTTCTGATAAAGAGGCGAAATAACTTTGCGAAATTGCATCGCAAAAGAAATTATTGCTAGACAGATCATATCTGCATATAGTTCGTAAATAATTGTTCACGAATAATGCCCTGatctttaaatattttcctgttctcttttcaaaaaaaaaagatgagaaCACCTACATTCGAACTAAGAATGTGTTTTACAATGAACCTGACACATAAAGTTTATTGGGACTTTTATTGAGAGTTataagggagcattcattttttagaagggggaTGGGCTggaggaattcaggggagggtcattaacttttttcctgcccaaaaagggagggtcagcataaatttgacacaacaaagaggtgggtcgctataaattttactgctttccgggggagggtcacattttttaacaaaaaatacaaagggAGGGCCtggagattttacattcatgttcatagggattcctccggcccaccccccttctaaaaaatgaatgctccctaataCCTCATATCTCACGCATTGAGCTAACGTAAACGAATGCAATCTCTCGCTCTGACGCAGAAACTAGGGATTTGAAGCAACCACCACGACTTCAgcgacaagaacgtcacaaatttgcatatataacaatttttgtaaattttgggAAAACTAAAAAACGGCGGAACTTATaaatgtgattttgaaaatacttCAACACAGAGATGCTTTAGGTTGAAAAAAAGcgaaatatgaaaattagaTTCTGTCGTCGGATTCTCGATATTTCTGGTCAGTGGctctttaaccccttaactgccgaatgagcgctcagggcacttacagattttactctgtctaacgccagacgattttactcgtcaatggggaaccccttggacgggaaagggttaagcaaTCACCACGAACATAGCATCAAGaaagtcacaaatttgcatatagAACAATGAGAAAGTTCTGCGcgctttgcacgtgcttttttcattttcgagTAGTTCGCAGCCGTTCTGGTTCGTTCCATAACGTGAAATGACCcgttttacagttgtgtggacAACAACACCAGTCAGTGATgacaaatttacattttttttcttctactCTCCAAATGTCTGATACTAATttatgacgttctcgctgtcaTCTACGTCACAGCTTGCTTGAaccatacatgtccaatactctGACATAATAAGATTCACGGTgcttcacaatagacatcacaaagtgtcacaaagtgtcccgttcttcatgcattgcaaaaccgttactattttgttaaggattagggttaggggacaCTTGATGATGTCCATCACAAAGACTCATGAAACATGTCACACAGTCTTGGACAACCGTCGCTTGAACTCCCTTCCTTACTTCTCATGCAAATGAGCTTTTTGATTAAAACAGTTCATTTTAAGGTAGATCATGAATTGCGCCTTAACTCCAGCAACTACCTCATTAACATAATTTTGACAGAAATAATACACATGATGCCTCCTCTGCAGAGTTGAGTTAACAAAGGAATGGAAAATGCAGATTTTATCAGTTACATGAGGAGTGCtcgaaaaatgaattttgtaGAAGCGAAATctttttttcagcaatttATTGTTCGAACTAGCTTACGTTTTACCAACTTCGCTCCAACTGTTTGCTTAACGAGAAAAGAGAACAGCTCTTTAACTCAGGTTGAGCGCCGACtaaaattgcagaaaattATCCCTTATGTAAAGAATCAAATCCTAGTTACGCTTCTTTTAGATGAAGTCCTCGGCCAAACTGACTTTGTCGTGGAAGGATGACTGGTTTGGTAACAACTAGCTCTCTCTTCAGTTTTAGTTATACTGAGGTGTTACTTTTTTGGATCGGCTAATCGTTTGTGGATTGGCTACCAGGCGAGCCTTGGCAAACTGAACGCACCTTCCGTCATGCTACTCTTTGTCGCTTGCTTCATTTGAGCGTACACGGtgagacagaaaaaaaaaatagttgcTTTGTGAATTGTAAATTCATTCGTTCCCATGGTAGTGAAACAGTACCGTTATCTTAtgttaaataaagttcaacCCGTCTGAGTGAATGTAATACATGCATTACTTTGATGGATGACTAATTTGGTGGTGCAGTGGTTGTCAACCGCGCCTCCCAGCTCTGCGATAGACACGAGCTGAATTCCAATCGATCTCAATATCActtgagggttttctccgggaacTTCGCTTTCCTCTCTC
The DNA window shown above is from Acropora palmata chromosome 7, jaAcrPala1.3, whole genome shotgun sequence and carries:
- the LOC141886296 gene encoding alpha-actinin-4-like; translation: MASRPTSNSRSPSPENSLGMPRSSSVSTAQLMASLTEQQVFVQKRTFGRWMNYILRKRKPSIHIDDDQIEGLQDGTKFLALLEVLSGERLPSEKGNKRPHHLANIGAALKFLTAKNVKLVNIHRESVVDGNETVILGLIWAIIHRYQASY